In Lolium rigidum isolate FL_2022 chromosome 7, APGP_CSIRO_Lrig_0.1, whole genome shotgun sequence, the DNA window aagtaccaaaaagtcagcaggatatttaatcttaccacatagaacttccacatctcgaacaataccaataggagagatagtttctctattagctactagccgaataaccacatcaatatcttcaagttcataagaaccaatttcatgcatgatctccgtataaagctcataaggaatggcgctaatacttgcaccaatgtcacataaaccataataacaatgatcaccaattctaacagagagcataggaacactggcttttctagacttattaggatgcgaaacaatattagaagcatcttcacagaaaataatatgaccatcttctacattttcagtcacaagatctttaactattgcaacagcaggttcaacctttatttgttcttcaggttctataggtttctttgcacttttattaaccgcactagatataacagagtactccttcattttagcagggaaaggagttttttcaatataagcttcaggaagaatatgatcaacagtttcaattatagcacatttatttatagatgaatcaattttatctttataaggttaatgatacttatcaaaattcttcctaggcaattcaaagtgagacgcaaaagctttataaagatttacaacgacttgagaatcaagaccataagtagcactaatattacgaaatttatcagtatccataaaaacttcaatgcatttataatcaaagtttataccgactctctatctttgtcgttctcccatccttcagtattctcctggatccgatcaagaaggtctcttttaaactcttctttattgcgtgtaaatgatccagaacaagaagtatccagcaaagtcttatcttgaaaagatagtCTTGCAtacaaattatcaataataattaatattaccaggaagctcatgaatggggcatttgagcattaaagacttcaatctcccccaagcttgggcaatactttatccatcatgaggccagaaattatatatgcggttccgatctttgtgaatttcacttggagaatagaatttggaataaaataaaggcacaatgtcctcccaattaagagaatccctattcttcagcaatttataccggtCGCGctactttaccggacagcgatatagagaatagtttcttcctaacttcatccatagcaatacctgcacatttgaataacccgcataattcatgtaaaaacagtaaatgatcaccaggatggatagttccatccccttcatagcggttatccacaacacgttcaataattttcataggtattttgtatggaacctctttctcacctggcgcctcatccactacctttgcagtagtagtagatttcccaaagaggaattcaagagaagacctctccataatgatttatagcaacagtggaaataaaaacagcacgtacgagtaaaagtttcccttaccaattccacttaccaatagcgcttcactccccggcaacggcgccggaaaatagtcttgatgacccacaagtatagggggtgtatcgtagtactttcgataaataagagtgtcgaacccaacgaggagcagaaggtgttgacaagcagtttcgatgaaggattcactgtaaatgctcacagacaagtattcagggggatttgatatagcagatgaataaagtacaagtaagtaaaatgcaagagaaataatgcagcgagtggcccaatcctttttaacacaaaggacaagccggtttgtttacttataatgaccaaacgttcttgaggacacacgggaatttagtctagtgctttcgcttcatatagctgattaatcttcattgttttgataagtgttgtgtgggtgaacctatgctaatgtaccgcccttcctaggactaatacatacttgtgattataccccttgcaagcatccgcaactacaagaaagtaattaagataaatctaaccacagccttaaactgcgagatcctgctatccctcctgcaccgatataccaacggggtttaggtttcgtcactccgacaaccccgcaattggcaaacgaatacaagatgcattcccctaggcccataaatggtgaagtgtcatgtagtcgacgttcacacgacaccactagaagaataacaccacaacttaaatatcacaacattgaatactaaccaacataattcactactaacatttagacttcacccatgtcctcaagaactaaacgaactactcacgagacatcatatggaacatgatcagaggtgatatgatgatgaataacaatctgaacataaaccttggttcaatagtttcactcaatagcatcaataacaagtagaaatcaacacgggagagtttcccctatcaaacaatcaagatcaaacccaaattgttacagcggtgacgaggtgcagcggtggagatggcggtgatgatgatgatgatggtgatgatgatggagatgatgtccagctcgatgacggtgacgatggcgtcgatttccccctccgggagggaatttcccggcgattTCAGCCtgctcggagagctcttttctctctggtgttctccgccccgcgaggcgggctgtgactcttcgcgactatcctgcggggcttaggttttcgggacgaagacgtacgcgaagaaaaggaggcgagaggggaccgtgggccccctcctcacgggcggcgcggccgggccttgggccgcgccggcctatgaggtgggcccacctcgggtcccctcggctcccccttctggctcccttcgtcatctggaaaaataggatttttcatgtaatttccgtcaactgttgatcttccgaaatattgcattctgatggtgctttttccagcagaatcctggctccggtgcgcgatcctcaaataatcatggaacatgcaaaatagatgaaataacataagtatcacctccaaatatgaaatatatcaatgaataacagcaaattatgatataaaatagtgatgcaaaatggacgtaatcACTTATCATTGGCCTCACAAAGTAATTAATAATGAGTTCCTATGTTAGGTGGTTTATTATCctcaagtagggtttagttgaatggaGCATGTagtgtgaattactacacaagatttgTATTAGGTTTGATCACCATGTTTCTAATAAGGCATGATACTTGAGGTTGATTCTAATGGTGTGATACTAAGAATGATGGTTAATGGTGTTATATGggagtaacaagctagggtttgcttttaaGTGGTGCTAATGGATCATATAAAGTTTGTTCAAAAGTAAAGATATGAAATGATGacttcatgtgaattggttcAATTTTAatggatcatgagcatgcattcattggtagCTTAATAAGGTTCTACATGTAAAGTGAAATTCACCTGATCATATGggataaacaactagggttttagagttgattTTAATGTGGGAtgatcacatagaataatgggacCAAGGTTCTTACTTATAGTAgtattagggtttctaaattatgatataaCTCTTGAACTAATAATTGATCATAAAGGTGTgatcactaattactttgaaataaaattaataacagTCTTAGCATTATTTTAAAAGGTTTAAGATTTAAGACAAATACTAGTTAGGTTTTAATTTCCAGAATTAGGGTTCTAGGTTGTTATTTAACTTTTAAATTACTAACTTGTTAAATAAAAAAGGTTGAAGTAAATAAGTAACTTTTCATGGAAAAGTAATAttagtttttattattttcttactttataattatttaagaaaatagtaaatggtaatgtgcaatttagggtttatgaattacctctaatattttagttcatgaaatatgataaagaaattcaatcttaacattttatttacttactgattAGAtactatttaatttttaaacttaaATAATTATTGGAGTCAAATTGTatttaaaacaaatgaaaaggcatatttaataaaggttaaaataagtgaatttttattttgatacactttttattttatatttttattgaatagagtttatttttgtgagcattttgatatattgttgggcagctttcaccaatggactagtggcttcatccgcttatccaataattttgcaaaaagagctggcgcggggttcccagcccccaattaatcaaccttcattaataattctcttcacatgttttgctctgattcatcggtaagcaacttaattttgcaaatagacactccttcatggtatgtgaatgttggaaggcacccgaggattcggttagccatggcttgtgtaagcaaaaggttgggaggagtgtcaaccataaataaaactaaaatacatgtgtaaacaaaagagaagagggatgatctaccttgcttggtagagataacgtccttcatgggagccgctctttgaaagtctgtttggcaagggggttagagtgcccactaccattcgttgacaacaacaaacacctctcaaaactttacttttatgctctctatatgatttcaaaacttaaaaagctctagcacatgatttaatccatgtttccctctgcgaagggcctttcttttactttatgttgagtcagtttacctacttccttccatcttagaagcaaacacttgtgtcaactgtgcattgattcttacatacttgcttattgcacttattattctactttgtgttgacaattatccatgagatgtgcatgttgaaagttgaaagcaactgctgaaacttaaatcttcctctgtgttgcttcaaagctttttactaagaatctattgctttatgagtaactcttatgcaagtcttattgatgcttgtcttgaaagtactattcatgaaaagtctttgctatatgattcatttgtttactcattatcttcatcattgcttcgaatcgctgctttcatctcatatgctttacaatagtatgatcaagattatgatagcatgtcacttcagaaattatccttgttatcgtttacctactcgagggcgagtaggaactaagcttggggatgcttgatacgtctcaaacgtatcgataatttcttatgttccatgcttgttttatgatgatactcacatgttttatacacattatatgtcatatttatgcgttttccggaactaacctattgacgagatgccgaagggccagttcctgttttctgctgtttttggtttcagaaatcctagtaaggaaatattctcggaatcggacgaaatcaaagcccagcatcttagaattccacgaagcttccagaacacccgagagccaccaggggagagccacagggccaccagacaatagggcggcgcgcccccctattgtgtcacgcccccgtcagccctccgactccgcctcttcgcctatttaagcctcctcgacctaaaacctcgagacgaaaaagccacggtacgagaaaccttccagagccgctgccatcgcgaagccaagagctgggggacaggagtctctattccggcacgccgccgggacggggaagtgcccccggaaggcatctccatcgacaccaccgccatctccatcaacactgctgtctcccatgaggagggagtagttctcccccgaggctaagggctgtaccggtagctatgtggttaatctctcttatgtacttcaatacaatgatctcatgagctgccttacatgattgagattcatatgagttttgtatcactattcatctatgtgttactctagtgatgttattaaagtactctattcctcctccacggtgtaatggtgatagtgtgtgcatcgtgtagtacttggcgtaggttatgattgtaatctcttgtagattatgaagttaattattgctatgatagtattgatgtgatctattcctccttcatagtgtgatggtgacgagtgtgcatgctatgttagtacttggtgtaattgcaatgatctatcatgcactctaaggttatttaaatatgaacattgaatgttgtggagcttgttaactccggcattgaggtgctcttgtagccctacgcaattagtggtgttcatcatccaacaagagagtgtagagtggttttattatgtgatcaatgttgagagtgtccactagtgaaagtatgatccctaggccttgtttctaagcatcgaaactccgtttacttatcgttctgttgcatgtttactcgctgccatattttattcagattgctattactactcatatacatccataccacttgtatttcactatctcttcgccgaactagtgcacctatacatctgacaagtgtattaggtgtgttggggacacaagagacttcttgtatcgtgattgcagcgttgcttgagagagatatctttgacctcttcctccctgagattgataaaccttgggtgatccacttaagggaaacttgctgctgttctacaaacctctgctcttggaggcccaacactgtctacaagaatagaagcacccgtagacatcagctctcctctccaagatcaagtattggtcATTATACTTGAGTCTATACttttagcttgagctctcttggataggtagggttcctctagggtttatgatcattgccAAAATGTAATGATCATAACATTGGCCTCCTGATGAATTACTATAggaataggttcttacttaccatcaagtgttggctaggtcaagtagggtttagtacttgacttatatttcttgtaaCATTAGTTAGCATCAATTACTTACCTCACTTAGATAGGATTTGGATATTAACCTATGATTATACTCAATAGATGGTGTAAACATATATAGATGATCCTCTCCTTTCTCCGAGGTCTAATGAAAATGAGTTTGGAGAAACAAgattggaatggtcaaggtttaATAAGGAATTAATATGAATGTCCTGGACAtggattcaagtattgtagttgaaaatatataccatgtgaatcatggtaggaatatttatttagtaaaatacatggaaaagataagtaaagaatagtttcttgattaattgtgttctttgatttatagttgaataattattcatgtgttgttgtaaggtatgtcatgttgagatcttttataagatcttgtagttgatccgtccttgaggtgttgtttgttgtaaagctaattctatttgatctagtccatatatcaaatcatctctacccaaaacaaggttttagaaaagatcacagtgaagtttatagcgcttgacttgatgatctacttcaattccagcaagtcaagtgaacttcagttactgtggtaagttttatttgaagcacgAAAATTCCccgaattttctatgcatgaatgcaatgcacactttggtgttctctcattttgttgcctctaaacctgggatattacagtttaTCGAAGAGAAGTCGAGGGACCGTGAGCCTAGTCGAATCTTTTGTCTGGCGAAGAGGAGTCAAGGGATcgtgagcccagtcgaatcttTCGTCGGTCGAAGTGGggtcaagggaccgtgagcccatTCGAATCTTTTGTCTGTCGAAGAGGATTCGAGGGACCGTGAGCCCAGTAATATATTTTGTCTGTCGAAGGCAACTGAGGGATCAAGTCAGTTAGCTCGTTCGACGACCCTGTAGTAATCGCAAACACATCTGCAGGACCGTTCGTAAGTTTGTATGTAATAGCGACAGCCCCCGAGTAAACGAAGGAACCATGCGCCTCTTTGGCTTCGTAACCCAGTGCACTGGCGTGAGCCTTTCATTTTTTTATTGCTTCCACCaattgcagcactcgcatgttccctaAGGCTTTTGGTGAAAAATCATAATAGATCTTGCAGCCCTCGAGTATTGCCGGGTAAGCTGTGGTATGCCAATAAccatagctcccgatgggagtagtagtAACCGACGAAATAAACCTTGTAACCCCCGAGTATTGCCGGGTAAGTCATAATACGTTGATAACTAGAGCTCCCTGTGGGAGAGGTAGTAACCGATAAAGATTTTCATCAATTGCGCGCAACACTCGCATGTGCCTTGATGAAATCATTGATAGTATAAAGAGTCTTCATGTTTGCttgaattccagcgaaccagcgctcccgatgggagtagacaTAATAGTCGAAGATCTTCTAGGAGCCCCCAAATAATTCCAGCGCTATTGAAAGTGTATCAGATCCATATATACATAtccatagaagataaatccattgaaaACCATAGATGATAAGGCCACCGACCTGGGAGTGCATCGGGTCATatatataagatgatatccattgataaccatggatgatgaagccaCCGACCCGGGAGTGCATCAGATCATTTATGTAAGATGATATAAATtaataaccatagatgatgaagccaccGGCCCGGGAGTGCATCGGGTCATTTATGCAAGATGATATAaattgataaccatagatgatgaagccattgacccggGAGTGCAtcaggagaagatatatccagagtcgAAGAAGATAGATCCATCGAGTAATCGAGAGTACTggcggtaacgatgtaatggcgctTCCCCGAGCGTCCGGTGTGGCGAAAGGAAGATGAACACTTAGCTCGGCTGCGGCGAGGCCAATGTGGAGGCAGGTCGCATGGTAGACGCAGTCGAAGTAATTGAGCAGTCATAAATAGTCATTGTAGCGGACGCAGTTGAAGTAATAGCCCGACCAGAAATAATTCGCGAAACATCCAAACTATTGTGCTATgcgttaaaaatacaaaaaaaaaatatctcATGCAAACCCTTGTTTTACAACTGAAATTATCTCTTTATGTAGATCACACAAATAGTCAATTTTCCACGACATGATGCACACATAAGTTGTGATGATGTCTATGCAACATTTGGTATGGAACTTTTGAACTTTTTAAGATACGTTTTAAATACATTTAAGATAAAGGGAGCATATACACCCCATTGCTCTTTGTCTCTCATCAAAGTATGTATAAGAGAGAGCTAGAGATGCTTTTAGAGGTTCTGCTAGGGTTTTGCCCTTATTATCAAAACCCGTAAAACACCTCTCTTCTTTTACAAACAACCCGTAAAACACCCTGAAacctttagacaaactatgtgagTTCATAAGTTTCACCAATAAACCgatgtttttttgttgttgatgtaaaaagacaaaacaagTCTCACGAAAAGCCTTTGAGCCAGTTTGGCATCAAAGTTTTTATAAAACCAAAGTAGTGTAAAACTGCAGTATTTTCTGTATAGGCAGCCAATACTTCAGTTTCGGAAAAAGAGGTGTCTATACTGCAAAACTAGTTTTGTGCAGTTTTGTGAAAAGACAAAGTATATAAAACTATATTTTCTTTTGCTGAAACCCAATACCATGGTATTTTCAGAAACAAAAGTAATCTTAGAATACTTAAAAAAAAAAGGTGTTGCCAAACGCaaccttatttttagcaccaaattttgtctttttgtaCAGCTCAAAAGATAATCTGTTTTTTTCATGGAAACACTTTGTACGCATGTAGTATGATGAAGATGTACACATGGattttccatttggaatttttttGATATTCAAAATGTATAAGAGATGCATTTCAAAttaaaagggagcatatgcatccGGGAGTTACAACATCACTCACCTTTATTTTAGCGAAAATTCGCTTTTAATCTCAGGTCCAAGAAATGCATCTTTGATGAAAAATACATCTCAACATCACTCAAATCTGAGAGCATATGTTTCCTTCGCCCTAAAACTAAtttcaaaatatgaaaaaaatatgaaaacattCCCCACCCGTCAGCTCTAGGTACGTATCGACATTCTATATGCGCATTTAAATTTTCGCGAAAAATCCAAACTATTGTGCTATgcgttaaaaatacaaaaaagaaatcTCATGCAAACCCTTGTTTTACAACCGAAATTATCTCTTCATGTAGATCACACAAATAGTCAATTTTCCGTGACATGATGCACACATAAGTTGTGCTGATGTCTATGCAACATTTGTTATGGAACTTTTGAATAAAATACGTTTTAAATACATTTaagataaagggagcatatgcaccccatTGCTCTTTGTCTCTCATCAAAGTATGTATAAGTAGAGATGCATCTTTCGAATTTTCATGGGAGAAGAGCTAGAGATGCTTTTAGAGGTTCTGCTAGGGTTTTGCCCTTATTACCAAAACCCCTAAAACACCCTGAAATCTTTGTGAAATCCTCGCGAGGAAAGTCGATTTGGCAATTCTATTCCAACTCAACTCTTGAGAGGAATCGACCAATAAGGACTTGGGTACACTGTGCCTGAAACGGACGCCACGCAAACCCTCGGCGGTCGGCGCCTCCGCGCAGCGGCGATCATGGCCGCGGCCCTCCGCCTCCTGCTCCGCCAGCCCGCGGCAGCGCGGACCTCTCCGATGATGCGCTCTCTGCTCCCCGCGCCGTACTCCAAGGTAAGATGGGGATAGTTTCGCTGCTTGATTTTGCTTAAACCCTCCCCTCGATTGGGCGCACTAACTTCGCTTCTCCCTCCAGgccgccgcggcggccgccgccagcCTCCCCGAAGCGCCCGGTGCGCCCCTGCCGCCTCCCCGTTTGAGGGAGGTTACTCCAAGGAAGGCTCCTCCAACTCCAAAGGTATAATCTTCGTCATGAGCTTGAAAACTGAAAAGGGGTTTCCGACCCTGCTGAATCCAACGAAATTGCCGACCGCTTTCCCGAGCTCGGGGGGTTAGAAGGAGTTGGGGTTGGAAGATTTGATCTCCTTGCTTTTATTTCGAGCTCTCAATTCAATCAACCATGAAAAGGGGTGAACATTTGTCGGTTTGGACTCTGAATCCCTTCCTCTCTGCTTATGCGACGCTGCCTTGATTTGACTGTTTGTTTGATCTGCAAGACTGCAACCTGATGCCTGCGCTGGACCATAACACACGGTCGAGAACTCTTGAATTTTTGCCTCGGTTGGCAAGTATGTACCTTTAGAATTGCTGATCCTTTTCCTCAACTCTATGATTGTGCTTCAACTAGAGTAGCATGATTCAGCGAGAGCACTCTGCAAACATGTCGTGCCAGTTTACAGCACAGTGCGATACGATCGATTAAACAGTTCAACGGACATTGCCCACATGGCCACATCATGTTCGCTGGATTCAATGGCGCTACTCTCGTTTGTACTGAGCCTTTCTAGGCCAACTAGAGAATTACTTATACCTGATTAATCGCTTTAATCCAATTCTAGTTGTCTGGTTTCCTATGAAAGCAGAAATATGAAGTTAAtactgattaaagtgttgttgcttGTGTTAACTTGGTTTTAGACTTTTAGTGGTTTACATTTGACATTGATGTATCATCTACTGTTTTTCTTTTACTGAAGTTGATTAAACTGTAGGGTGAACCGCACTGCTGCAAAACTGTTCCAAGTACCATGAATGACAGTACAAAGTCGTTGCTGGATAAACTGAAGGATCTCATAGATCGTAAGAAGTCATTGCAAGCCATGAGAAAGAATATTGATGAGCATATGGAGAAGTTACGGAAAGTGAACCATGATGGTATAGTTGCTCGTAGTTTGCTTAGCAAACGGCTTGATGACAACAGGGAACTTATTGCCAAACTAAAAAAATATGCGAGATGATTGTGAGAAAACACGTAATATGCAAGATTTTATTGCCAAACTACTTGACATGAAAGAAGATTTGACCAAAGCAGAAAATATGGCAGTTGGTATTAACAAAGATTGTGCCATTCTGGAGGCTAACACTCGTTTGGGTGGTGAACAAGTTGAAATGCTACGTAAGGAAGTTGAGGACTATGAAATTGCTTTCAGGTAAAGG includes these proteins:
- the LOC124669133 gene encoding uncharacterized protein LOC124669133, with the translated sequence MAAALRLLLRQPAAARTSPMMRSLLPAPYSKAAAAAAASLPEAPGAPLPPPRLREVTPRKAPPTPKGEPHCCKTVPSTMNDSTKSLLDKLKDLIDRKKSLQAMRKNIDEHMEKLRKVNHDGIVARSLLSKRLDDNRELIAKLKKYAR